In Gemmatimonadota bacterium, the genomic window CGCTTCTTTTCCCAGTCACGCACATTTTTTTCTACGGAATTGAGTTTAACTGTCAATTCGTCAATGCGCCCTTGCCGGTCTTTTTCAATTTCCCGATAGTAATTCTCATCTTCTCGGAGTTTTTCCACAATTTTTTCAACTGTTTCGATGCTTTCCAAAATGGCGGTTTCGTGTTGGTCCTTGCGATCGTGTAGAGTTGCGATTTCGAGTTGCAAGGCATCGTATTCTTTGTTGGTCTTTACTTCATAGAGACGGTCTTGATGTTTTTTCAGATCTTCTTCAATTGCGCTGAGTTCTCTTTCGAGTGCCCGGCGATTTTTTTCGAGTTCTTCACTGCGCTGTTGCTGGGCGTCGAGTTGATCGCGTGCATCTTGCAGTTCACTTTTGAGACTGTTGATTTCTTTGGGGTAATCGATTTGAGATTGGTGTAACGCGTTGATTTCTTTATCTATTTCTTGAAGTTTCAGCAAATTAACCAAACTATCTCTCATGCGCGAGTCTCCTTGTGATCGAGAAAAAAGAAAAGGTGCTACCCTGAACAGGTGCACCTTTCTATGGCCGTTTTTACTACAATTTAAACCTCTTGATCTGTTGACAAGAAGTTTTGGAATGGTGGGCGATACTGGATTTGAACCAGTGACCTCCGGTATGTGAAACCGGCACTCTAACCAACTGAGCTAATCGCCCAATTTCGCAATAATACCGCACAGAACGACCGACCTTTTTTTGATATTTTACAGGAAATTTTGCAATGCATTTTAATTAACAAAAGATAGTTTGGGATGTCAAGCCCGATTCGTGAAATCAGGCCCTTTCGCATCCCCGCATTTACGCACTTTCTTCCAACTGCACAGTATCGGGCCGCTGACCTATTGATGGTGGAGCCATTAAGCGAACCTGTTGTGTCGTCAAATTTTCATAATCATCGACATTGTAATACGTATTTGCCCACGATGAATGTCCGGGGCTGTATTTATACAAAAATGCGCGACGCTCGTGATCAGCTGTCCACGGCATCGTTCCGTGAACCACCGCCTCAGTAAAAATCAACGCATCCCCTGCGTTCACTTCGGGCTGTACCACATAATGGGGTACCCGTTCATACTCCCGCACATCCCGTGGAATACTATTCAAAAAATTGGTCTTGTGCGTGCCGGGAATACAACAAAACCCACCATCGCCTTTGCGTGCAGGTGTCGTAAAAAAGGTTACCACCGTCAACCCGGTTCGAATAACACCATCGCGGTATTTGTACCAATGATCGCCCTCGCGCCCATTATCGCCCCCGTGCAATCGCCCTCGCTGCCCCCCTTTTTGCATAAAAATGCTGTAATCGTGATCAATCCGCACCTTTGATCCCAAAAATGCCAGCAAATAAGGCATAATCTTCGGGTGATCCAGCAAATTTTGAAAAGGTATCCCCCACGTTGAGGGCCGTCCCACACTGCGATATTTGCCATCGATCTGTTTCATCTTCTCATCGGCAATCGCATTCAGTTCATCCACTTCCCCCTCTGAAAGCACATTCTCAATGACAATATAGCCATCTAAATCAAAGACAAATTTCTCTTCAATATCCACCGATAACGGCATGCTTCACTCCTTTTGGATATGAACATAAAACTTGGATTTTACAAAAAAGATAATAGTCTCAATCACCCTCGTCAATGAAGTTCCTTAAAGTGAGGTCCCATGATACAGAATGCTTTGTTCCTTGCCTATGTCGATAAACTGAAGTATTTTTCAGAATACTGAATGAATTGAAATTAAATAAATAAAACAAAAGGAGCATCGATGCAGAAGGATTATTCTGAAGTCAAAGGTCAACTGCGAAGTCAAGAGTGGTTTAACAACCCACACAACATGGGCATGACAGCCGTCTATGTCGAACGCTACATGAACTACGGCTGGACGCGTGAAGAACTCCAATCGGGCAAACCCGTTATCGGCATTGCGCAAACGGGCGGCGACCTCACCCCCTGCAACCGCATTCACGTCGAATTGGTCGATCGCGTCAAAGCCGGTATCCGCGACAACGGCGGCATACCCTTTGAATTTCCCGTACACCCCATTGCAGAACAGGGCAAAAGGCCCACGGCTGCCCTCGACCGCAACCTCGCGTACCTCGGACTGGTCGAAATCCTGCACGGCTATCCCATTGACGGCGTCGTCCTCACCACAGGATGCGACAAAACGACACCCGCCTGCATCATGGCCGCCTGCACCATGAACCTCCCCTCCATCGTCCTGTCTGGTGGTCCCATGCTCGATGGGCACTGGCGCGGTCGTCTGGCCGGATCGGGCACGGTTGTCTGGGAAGCCCGCGAACGCTACGCAGCTGGTGAAATCGACTACGACGGATTCATGGATATCGTCACATCATCCTCGCCCAGTGTGGGCCATTGCAACACAATGGGAACCGCCTTATCCATGAACGCATTGGCCGAAGCACTTGGACTATCGCTTACCGGATGTGCGGCCATCCCCGCACCCTATCGCGCCCGCAAGCAAATGGCCTATCGCACTGGCCTGCGCATCGTCGATATGGTCAAAGAAGATCTCATCCCCGACAAGGTCCTCACACCAGAGGCCTTCCAAAACGCCATTGTCGTCAACTCTGCGCTCGGCGGTTCAACCAACGCGCCGGTTCACATCACCGCCATAGCGCGACACATCGGACTGGAACTGCCAGCAAAAGACTGGCAAACCCATGGTCACCACATTCCCCTCCTCGTCAACTGCCAGCCCGCAGGCGAATACCTCGGCGAAGCCTTTTACCGCGCTGGTGGCGTGCCCGCCGTCATGGCCGAACTCGTCAAAGCCGGCAAACTCCACACCCACTGCCAGACCGTCACCGGCAAAACCATAGGCGAAAATCTCAAAGACATCGCCATTGAAGACGAGCGCGTCATCAAGCCCTATGACCAACCCTTGAAAGAAAACGCCGGATTCATTGTACTCAGCGGCAACCTCTTTGAAGCGGGCTTGCTCAAAACCTCCGTAATTGGCGACGACTTTCGCAAAAAATATCTCCAGCGCGCAGGCGATGAAAACGCCTGGGAAGGCACAGCTGTGGTCTTCGATGGTCCCGAAGATTATCACCACCGCATCAACGATCCCGATTTGCCCATCGACGGAAATTCCATGCTCTTCGTGCGCTATTGCGGACCCGTGGGCTATCCCGGCTCGGCCGAAGTCGTCAACATGCTCCCACCCGACCGCCTCGTGCAGACGGGCATTTCCGAACTGCCCTGCATCGGCGATGGACGTCAAAGCGGCACTTCTGCCAGCCCGTCCATACTCAACGCCTCGCCCGAAGCCACAGTGGGCGGTGGCCTTGCCTTTCTCAAGACGGGTGACCGCGTGCGCATTGACCTCAACACCTGCACGGCTAATGTCCTCGTCAGCGACCGAGAACTCGCCCAACGCAAAAAGGACTGGAAACAACCCGATCTGGTTCACCAGACACCCTGGCAGGAAATCTATCGCCAAAATGTGGGACAACTCGCCGATGGCGCGTGTATGGAACTGGCCGTCAAATACCAGAATGTGCGCGACAACACCCCTCGCCATTCGCATTAAACCTACTGCATCGTGATATTTCCGACCCCCGAAGAATATACCGTCCTCATACTATCGCTTAAAGTAGGCCTGCTCTGCGTGGTTATAAGCCTGCCCTTTGCCGTATTGTTGGGATGGGTGCTGGCACGCAAAAACTTTCGGGGCAAGCTCATCCTCGACGGTCTGTGTCACCTGCCCCTTGTATTGCCGCCTGTCGTTGTCGGGTATCTGCTCCTTCTCCTGTTGGGACGCAGAGGTTTTCTGGGTCAAATTTTGAGCGACTGGTTTGGATTGCAAATCGCATTTACCTGGCGAGGTGCTGTATTAGCCGCTGCTGTAGTGGGTTTTCCACTCATGTTAAGAGCTGTTCGCCTCGCCATCGAAAGTGTTGACCCCCGCCTTGAGCGCGCTGCTCGCACCCTGGGAGCCAATCCGCTCCGCGCCTTTTTCTCCATAACGCTGCGCCTGGCCACCCCGGGCGTACTCGTTGGCTCCCTCCTCACATTTGCCCGCAGCCTTGGCGAATTTGGCGCCACCATCACCTTTGTTTCCAATATTGCCGGCGAAACCCGCACACTCCCACTCGCCATTTTCACGTACATCAACCAGCCCGATGGCGAAGCCGCTGCCGCACGCCTCGTCTTACTCTCCATCATCCTATCCCTGGGCGCACTCATCGCCAGTGAGACTATCGCCCGCAAAATGAAAAATTAAAACATCATGCTCACCCTTTGTGTACACAGGCAACTCGCCGAATTTACCCTCGAAATCAATGTGACGTGTGCCTATCCCGTCACCGCGGTATTTGGACCTTCGGGATCTGGCAAAACCACCCTCTTGAATCTCATAAGCGGCCTGATGCGACCAGATAGCGGTCAAATCAGCATTGATGACACCATTTTATTTCACGCTAAAAAAGGCATTGACCTGCCACCGGAAAAGCGACGTATAGGCCACGTATTTCAAGACGATTTGCTCTTTCCACACCTGACTGTGCGCCAAAATCTCCTGTACGGATATCAATTTCTCGCGCCATCAGAACGCAAATTTCATCCCGACACCATTATCGACCTGCTCGAACTAAACCCCCTGCTCGACCGCCTCCCAGATCTCCTCTCTGGCGGTGAACGTCAGCGCGTCGCTCTGGGGCGAGCCATCCTGACCTCTCCCAGACTGCTCATCATGGATGAACCTCTGACCGCGCTCGATCAAGAGCTCAAAAACCGCATCATGCCCTATCTGCGCCACATTCGCACGGATTTGGGCATCCCCATGCTCTACGTCAGCCACGCAATTGGTGAAATTCTGCAACTCACCGGACAGGTCATTGTGCTCAATCGCGGACAAGTACTCGCGCATGGAGACTTCTTTTCTATCGCTCACCAGCCCAAAATTCTGCCCCTGCTCGAAGCGCATGGTTTTGAAAATGCCCTGCCCGTTGAAGTCATCGCATCCAATCGCGTGCAATACAACAACCAAATCCTCCATATCCCCCCCTGTGACCGCAGACCGGGCACACATATCTTTATAGGCATCCGGGCAAACGACATCATTTTGTGCCAACAACGACCTGCGGGTTTAAGCATTCGCAACGCCCTCTCTGGAAGGATTCTCGACATCGTTGAAACGCATGGGCGACGCCTCGTGTACATCAATGTAGGCAAACGCCTCGCCGCCGAAGTCACGTCCGAAGCGATAGAGGAATTGGCTTTAAAAATCGGCGATCCCGTAATTTGCCTGATAAAAACACACGCCATTCGCATAGGCCCAGATGTCTCTTGAGGCCTGCGCCATCTCCAAAAAAAATAAAATTTCTGAAACCCATTCACAACCTGCACTGTCTATTTATGTGACATTGGGTAACTATTTTCTTACTTTTCGTTCCAAAGTGCATCCAAAGGTATGTAACAGTGAAGATGAAATTTGTAAAAAATTCCGATTTCTTCCTTGACGTATCGGAGTTCTCTAACTATCTTTTCAAAGCTGAACAGTATTGTTGCAATTCACCAACCTCAATCAGGGAATCCATCGTGTATATCCGTAAACCCGCACCACAGGGCTGAGTCTCCTGGAACGACATCCCGGTAACACCTTTACACAAGAGATTTTCGTGTTCAATCTCGCCATTGTTGCCTTTAACAGTCCTATCCAGGATAGCTCGCAATTTGAATTGCACGCGCTCTTATTGCGCCTGGGGAGGACCATATGGCTTGTTGAATGCATCACAAAGACACTGCCATCCTCCCGGATGGCTTTTTTAATGGCCACAGCGCAAAACGAGACGCGGTGGCCCTTTTTTTCACAGGAGGTACTATGATTATTTGACAAACGATTGGTAAACAAATATCTGGCTCACCATTTCTCCCCCTTCACCAGAGAAAGGAGATCTGATATGATGTCAGTACAAATAGAAAGGCCCTCACGCGAGTCTTTGGCGGGACGACGTGAGGACCCCAGATCACACCGACAAGTACATGCGGTGTTCCGCATAATTTAGGACAAATTTCCGATAACTGCAAATGGAATCATAAACTTGTGGAGAAATTAGATGCAAACATGGAAGGATGTATTCCGCAGAAAAGAGGAATTGCAAAATCTGAAAAACATCGGATTCTGCTTTCTGATTGTCGTTATCCTCATCACGGGTTCTTATGCCCTGACGGGGTTGCGCGACATTTTTCAAGTCTCGCTTGCGGAGCCTACCGAGTGGGAAATCACCGCAACGCCTGACGATATTGACGAATAAACGACCATTCCGCAGAGAAATTGATAACCATTCACCAGAGGATTAACCATGCAGTACGCAGAAGAGCGGGATCTGGTGCGCCGCACATTAAATGGCGATGCCGGGGCTTTCAACAGCCTTTACAAACGCCATCACGCCCGAATTCTCGCCACACTAATTGGACGAACCAGAAATCGACACGATGCTGAAGATTTGATGCAAGTGACTTTCTTGCGCGCCTATCGCGGTTTGTCCGGGTTCCGCGGGGAGGCTGCGTTTTCAACCTGGCTG contains:
- the modC gene encoding molybdenum ABC transporter ATP-binding protein; this translates as MLTLCVHRQLAEFTLEINVTCAYPVTAVFGPSGSGKTTLLNLISGLMRPDSGQISIDDTILFHAKKGIDLPPEKRRIGHVFQDDLLFPHLTVRQNLLYGYQFLAPSERKFHPDTIIDLLELNPLLDRLPDLLSGGERQRVALGRAILTSPRLLIMDEPLTALDQELKNRIMPYLRHIRTDLGIPMLYVSHAIGEILQLTGQVIVLNRGQVLAHGDFFSIAHQPKILPLLEAHGFENALPVEVIASNRVQYNNQILHIPPCDRRPGTHIFIGIRANDIILCQQRPAGLSIRNALSGRILDIVETHGRRLVYINVGKRLAAEVTSEAIEELALKIGDPVICLIKTHAIRIGPDVS
- a CDS encoding phytanoyl-CoA dioxygenase family protein, coding for MDIEEKFVFDLDGYIVIENVLSEGEVDELNAIADEKMKQIDGKYRSVGRPSTWGIPFQNLLDHPKIMPYLLAFLGSKVRIDHDYSIFMQKGGQRGRLHGGDNGREGDHWYKYRDGVIRTGLTVVTFFTTPARKGDGGFCCIPGTHKTNFLNSIPRDVREYERVPHYVVQPEVNAGDALIFTEAVVHGTMPWTADHERRAFLYKYSPGHSSWANTYYNVDDYENLTTQQVRLMAPPSIGQRPDTVQLEESA
- a CDS encoding dihydroxy-acid dehydratase family protein; this encodes MQKDYSEVKGQLRSQEWFNNPHNMGMTAVYVERYMNYGWTREELQSGKPVIGIAQTGGDLTPCNRIHVELVDRVKAGIRDNGGIPFEFPVHPIAEQGKRPTAALDRNLAYLGLVEILHGYPIDGVVLTTGCDKTTPACIMAACTMNLPSIVLSGGPMLDGHWRGRLAGSGTVVWEARERYAAGEIDYDGFMDIVTSSSPSVGHCNTMGTALSMNALAEALGLSLTGCAAIPAPYRARKQMAYRTGLRIVDMVKEDLIPDKVLTPEAFQNAIVVNSALGGSTNAPVHITAIARHIGLELPAKDWQTHGHHIPLLVNCQPAGEYLGEAFYRAGGVPAVMAELVKAGKLHTHCQTVTGKTIGENLKDIAIEDERVIKPYDQPLKENAGFIVLSGNLFEAGLLKTSVIGDDFRKKYLQRAGDENAWEGTAVVFDGPEDYHHRINDPDLPIDGNSMLFVRYCGPVGYPGSAEVVNMLPPDRLVQTGISELPCIGDGRQSGTSASPSILNASPEATVGGGLAFLKTGDRVRIDLNTCTANVLVSDRELAQRKKDWKQPDLVHQTPWQEIYRQNVGQLADGACMELAVKYQNVRDNTPRHSH
- the modB gene encoding molybdate ABC transporter permease subunit, producing MIFPTPEEYTVLILSLKVGLLCVVISLPFAVLLGWVLARKNFRGKLILDGLCHLPLVLPPVVVGYLLLLLLGRRGFLGQILSDWFGLQIAFTWRGAVLAAAVVGFPLMLRAVRLAIESVDPRLERAARTLGANPLRAFFSITLRLATPGVLVGSLLTFARSLGEFGATITFVSNIAGETRTLPLAIFTYINQPDGEAAAARLVLLSIILSLGALIASETIARKMKN